The following coding sequences lie in one Lentilactobacillus sp. SPB1-3 genomic window:
- the asnS gene encoding asparagine--tRNA ligase encodes METIRIIDSPKHVNETVRIGVWVTNKRSSGKIAFLQLRDGSGFFQGVVLKNSIDEEKFTEAKELRQETSLYVTGEIHEDSRSHFGYEIKITDFEVVGESEDYPITPKEHGIDFLLDHRHLWLRSSKPNAIMKIRNEVLHAANEFFYQQGFTKFDAPILTGSAPEGTTELFETDYFGKNAYLSQTGQLYGEAGAMALGKIYTLGPTFRAEKSKTRRHLTEFWQLEPEMAWWHQDQSLELQEQMIAYLVQAVIDNCQSELKILDRDVEVLKKYTQLPYPRISYDDAIELLQTNGFDVKWGIDFGSPEETFLANHFDKPVFVMNYPKAIKAFYMQPHPTRDDLVVCADLLAPEGYGEIIGGSERSADYDYILGRLKETGQDLSNYEWYLDLLRYGAVPHSGFGMGLERFLTWITLQDHLREVIPFPRMLNRLNP; translated from the coding sequence AGTAGCGGAAAGATTGCCTTCCTTCAGCTCCGTGACGGAAGCGGATTTTTCCAAGGAGTTGTTTTAAAAAACAGCATCGACGAAGAAAAGTTCACTGAAGCAAAAGAACTTCGCCAAGAAACCAGTCTATATGTAACTGGTGAAATTCATGAAGATAGTCGTTCACACTTCGGATATGAAATTAAAATCACTGATTTTGAAGTCGTTGGTGAAAGTGAAGACTATCCCATCACTCCAAAAGAACATGGAATCGACTTTCTACTAGATCATCGCCACCTATGGTTAAGATCAAGTAAGCCGAACGCCATTATGAAGATTAGAAATGAAGTTTTGCATGCAGCAAACGAATTCTTTTACCAACAAGGATTCACCAAGTTTGATGCCCCTATTCTAACTGGTTCTGCTCCTGAAGGAACCACCGAATTATTCGAAACAGATTATTTCGGTAAAAATGCCTATCTTTCTCAAACCGGTCAGCTTTATGGTGAGGCTGGTGCCATGGCACTTGGTAAGATTTATACACTCGGACCAACTTTTAGAGCCGAAAAATCAAAAACTCGTCGTCATTTAACTGAGTTTTGGCAGTTGGAACCGGAAATGGCTTGGTGGCATCAAGACCAAAGTTTGGAACTGCAAGAACAAATGATTGCTTATCTGGTTCAGGCCGTAATTGATAATTGTCAGTCTGAATTAAAAATTTTGGATCGAGACGTTGAAGTCCTCAAGAAATACACTCAACTACCATACCCACGTATTTCTTATGACGATGCGATCGAACTACTACAAACTAACGGCTTTGATGTCAAATGGGGTATTGATTTTGGTTCACCCGAAGAAACTTTCTTGGCCAACCATTTCGACAAACCAGTATTCGTAATGAATTATCCAAAAGCTATCAAGGCATTTTATATGCAACCACACCCTACTAGAGACGATTTAGTAGTTTGTGCAGACCTACTAGCACCCGAAGGATACGGTGAAATCATTGGTGGTTCTGAACGTTCCGCCGACTATGATTACATCCTTGGTCGGTTAAAAGAAACTGGCCAAGACCTCAGTAACTATGAATGGTACCTTGATTTACTCAGGTATGGCGCAGTTCCTCATTCTGGATTTGGTATGGGACTTGAGAGATTCCTAACATGGATTACCCTCCAAGATCATTTGCGAGAAGTCATCCCATTCCCAAGAATGTTGAACCGTTTAAATCCATAA